A genomic window from Sphingobacterium spiritivorum includes:
- the xseB gene encoding exodeoxyribonuclease VII small subunit has translation METNYSYTDAFNELQQIVNDISSGSTNIDELSEKIKRAALLIKVCRTKLISTEEEVNQLLANLAPAEATVNPEEE, from the coding sequence ATGGAGACTAACTACAGCTACACAGATGCATTCAATGAACTGCAACAAATTGTCAATGATATCTCTTCAGGAAGCACGAATATTGATGAATTGTCCGAAAAGATCAAGCGGGCAGCTCTCCTGATCAAAGTCTGTCGCACCAAACTCATTTCTACTGAAGAAGAAGTAAACCAGCTCCTGGCGAATCTTGCCCCTGCTGAGGCGACTGTTAACCCCGAAGAGGAGTAA
- a CDS encoding RrF2 family transcriptional regulator, which yields MLSKKTKYAIKALMVLGRNYGKEPMQIVKIADEENIPKKFLEQILLEMRNAGILYSKKGAGGGYSLNKAPEDVFLSQVMRLIDGPIALLPCVSLNFYRSCDECTEEHVCGIRDTFIDVRNAMLQILNDTSIAHLINKEKELNLDIRP from the coding sequence ATGCTTTCTAAGAAAACAAAATACGCAATCAAGGCTTTGATGGTTTTGGGACGAAATTACGGAAAAGAGCCTATGCAAATTGTTAAAATAGCTGATGAAGAAAATATTCCGAAAAAATTTTTGGAACAGATCTTATTAGAAATGCGAAATGCAGGTATCCTATACAGCAAAAAAGGTGCTGGCGGCGGATACAGCCTTAACAAAGCTCCGGAAGATGTTTTTCTTTCACAGGTCATGCGCCTTATTGATGGGCCTATTGCATTATTACCCTGTGTGAGTCTTAACTTTTATCGCTCCTGTGACGAATGTACGGAAGAACATGTATGTGGTATACGCGATACATTTATCGATGTCCGCAATGCAATGCTGCAGATCCTCAATGATACCAGTATAGCACATCTTATCAATAAAGAAAAAGAACTAAATCTGGATATCAGGCCATAA
- the pafA gene encoding alkaline phosphatase PafA, with protein sequence MKLKKVLILATVGILGLTAQAQNQPERPKLVVGLMVDQMRWDYLYRFADRYGKGGFKRLLDDGFTCQNTYINYIPTYTAIGHSSVYTGSVPSIHGIAGNDWIMEQTGESMYCTQDTSVTGVGTTEKEGKQSPRNLLTSTVTDQLRLASNFKSKVIGIALKDRGGILPAGHFANAAYWFESKSGNWISSNFYMDQLPKWVQDFNSKKLADKYLKQDWNTLYDISTYTSSIADDNVYEGKWAGEDKPTFPHLTSKLMKDEGYELIKTTPYGNQLTLDLAKAAIENEKMGNNPTKNTDFLCVSLSSTDYVGHRYSLSAIEIEDTYLRLDQQLEDFLNYLDKTVGQGNYTLFLTADHGASYNSRYFMDMKGNGGYFFSRQVMKDLDAALNAKFGVTKLVKSLMNYQVHLNYPLIEKSNLDVDKVKEEIIKVLKKEEGIAYVVDVEKGDNMAIPQPIRERIINGYNMKRSGVIQIVLEPQWYDGSPRSTGTTHGTWTPYDSHIPLIFMGWGIKPGASNRVVNMTDIAPTISSLLHITEPNGNIGKPILEVLGQ encoded by the coding sequence ATGAAGCTAAAAAAAGTACTAATATTAGCCACTGTCGGAATACTGGGATTGACTGCCCAGGCACAAAACCAACCTGAACGACCAAAACTCGTTGTCGGATTAATGGTAGACCAGATGCGCTGGGATTACCTTTACCGATTTGCTGACCGCTACGGCAAAGGTGGTTTCAAACGACTGTTAGATGACGGCTTTACCTGCCAGAACACTTACATTAATTATATACCTACCTACACTGCTATCGGACACAGTTCGGTATACACAGGAAGTGTACCTTCTATTCACGGTATTGCAGGAAATGACTGGATCATGGAACAGACCGGAGAATCTATGTACTGTACACAGGATACAAGCGTAACCGGTGTGGGAACGACTGAAAAAGAAGGAAAGCAATCTCCACGTAACCTGTTAACATCTACAGTGACAGATCAATTGCGCCTTGCATCTAATTTCAAATCAAAAGTAATCGGTATTGCTCTCAAAGACAGAGGAGGAATTTTGCCTGCAGGTCATTTTGCAAATGCCGCTTATTGGTTTGAAAGCAAATCAGGTAACTGGATCAGCAGTAATTTCTATATGGATCAACTGCCAAAATGGGTACAGGATTTTAACAGTAAGAAACTGGCCGACAAATACCTGAAACAAGACTGGAATACGCTATATGATATTTCAACCTATACATCCAGTATTGCTGATGACAATGTATATGAAGGAAAATGGGCCGGCGAGGACAAACCAACCTTCCCTCACCTTACTTCCAAGCTGATGAAGGATGAAGGTTATGAGCTGATCAAAACTACTCCATATGGTAACCAATTGACTCTGGATCTGGCAAAAGCAGCTATTGAGAATGAGAAGATGGGAAATAATCCGACAAAAAATACAGACTTTCTTTGTGTAAGCCTTTCCTCCACAGATTATGTCGGCCACCGTTATTCTTTATCTGCTATAGAGATTGAAGATACTTACCTGCGTCTGGATCAACAGCTGGAAGATTTTCTCAACTATCTGGATAAAACAGTCGGACAGGGTAATTATACTTTATTCCTGACCGCAGATCATGGAGCTTCCTATAACTCCCGCTATTTTATGGATATGAAAGGAAATGGAGGCTACTTCTTTTCCCGTCAGGTAATGAAAGATCTGGATGCAGCATTGAACGCAAAATTCGGCGTTACGAAGCTGGTCAAAAGCCTGATGAACTATCAGGTTCACCTGAATTACCCACTGATCGAAAAATCTAACCTGGATGTAGATAAGGTAAAAGAAGAGATTATCAAAGTATTGAAAAAAGAAGAAGGAATAGCTTATGTGGTAGATGTAGAGAAAGGAGACAATATGGCGATCCCGCAACCTATTCGTGAACGTATCATCAACGGATACAACATGAAAAGAAGCGGAGTGATCCAGATTGTACTGGAACCACAATGGTATGACGGATCTCCGCGCTCTACCGGTACGACACACGGTACATGGACACCGTATGACTCCCATATTCCACTGATATTTATGGGATGGGGAATCAAACCGGGAGCTTCAAACAGAGTGGTCAACATGACAGATATTGCGCCGACGATTTCTTCTTTACTACATATTACAGAACCAAATGGTAATATTGGCAAACCGATACTTGAAGTATTAGGTCAATAA
- the uvrA gene encoding excinuclease ABC subunit UvrA → MQDSEKNSPKTHILIKGARVNNLKNIDVSLPKNKLVVITGMSGSGKSSLAFDTLYAEGQRRYVESLSSYARQFMGRMNKPEVDYIKGIAPAIAIEQRVITSNPRSTVGTSTEIYDYLKLLFARIGKTFSPVSGKEVTKDTVSSVVDFISKAQDDTTVTIFAPLIPLNNRKLKEELSLLLQKGFVRVWYQDKMQKIEQLIDDKGVANNSFKDDEVQIVIDRIRLDQEEETISRLADSVQTAFFEGKGVCTVDIDGAKHFFSDKFELDGITFEEPTPNFFSFNNPYGACRRCEGYGKIIGIDPDLVIPDKSRSVYDGAIAPWRGEKMGEWLQVLIKSALKFDFPIHRAYGDLTPEQQELLWTGNSYFRGLNEFFQELEEQTYKIQYRVMLSRYRGKTDCPDCKGSRLRKDATYVKVADRSITDIVLLPLDQALTFFREIKLTKNEEIVAKRLLAEINNRLQFLCDVGLSYLTLNRLSNSLSGGESQRINLATSLGSSLVGSIYVLDEPSIGLHPRDTQRLIGVLKSLRDIGNTVIVVEHEQEMMEAADYLIDIGPEAGINGGELVFAGTYSQILKDKKSLTGQYLSGTQQIDIPAKRRKWHDSIKIKGARENNLKGIDVAFPLNVFTVVSGVSGSGKTSLVKRILFPALQKAIGNYSGEQTGIFDGIEGDINSIEQVEMVDQNPIGRSSRSNPVTYVKAWDEIRALYANLPVAKAGGLKPAAFSFNVEGGRCDVCQGEGEVKIEMQFMADIVLPCEACGGKRFKPHVLDVQFKDKNVSDILSLSVDEALEFFKDQAKIISKLQPLQDVGLGYVKLGQSSSTLSGGEAQRIKLASFLIKGNNSKKTLFIFDEPTTGLHFHDIKKLLKSFDALIALGNSILVIEHNMEMIKSADWVIDIGPEGGNKGGQLVFEGTPDELAKCKESYTGQYLKNHLNNN, encoded by the coding sequence ATGCAAGATTCTGAAAAAAACAGTCCTAAAACCCATATACTTATTAAAGGAGCACGAGTCAATAACCTGAAAAATATTGATGTCAGTCTGCCTAAAAACAAACTTGTGGTCATTACCGGAATGTCCGGATCAGGCAAGTCTTCTTTAGCCTTTGACACCCTCTATGCAGAGGGGCAACGCCGTTATGTAGAAAGCCTTTCTTCCTATGCCCGTCAGTTTATGGGCAGGATGAACAAGCCTGAAGTAGATTATATAAAAGGCATAGCACCGGCTATTGCTATTGAACAACGTGTCATTACCAGTAATCCCAGATCAACAGTAGGAACATCTACAGAGATCTATGATTATCTTAAACTCCTTTTTGCCCGGATAGGCAAGACTTTCTCTCCTGTTTCAGGAAAGGAAGTGACGAAAGATACCGTATCCAGTGTTGTAGATTTTATTTCGAAAGCACAGGACGATACTACCGTTACCATATTTGCTCCTTTAATTCCGCTGAACAACAGAAAACTGAAGGAAGAGCTCTCGTTACTATTACAAAAAGGTTTTGTCCGCGTATGGTATCAGGACAAAATGCAAAAGATAGAGCAGCTTATCGATGATAAAGGTGTTGCTAACAACTCCTTCAAGGATGATGAAGTACAGATTGTTATTGACCGTATCCGGTTAGATCAGGAGGAAGAAACGATCAGTCGGCTGGCAGATTCTGTGCAAACTGCTTTTTTCGAAGGAAAAGGAGTCTGTACTGTCGATATAGACGGTGCTAAGCATTTTTTCTCTGATAAATTTGAACTGGATGGTATCACATTTGAAGAACCCACTCCCAATTTTTTCAGTTTCAATAACCCATACGGTGCCTGTCGCCGTTGCGAAGGTTACGGAAAAATTATAGGTATAGATCCGGATCTGGTAATTCCTGATAAGAGCCGTTCGGTATACGACGGTGCGATCGCACCATGGCGTGGTGAAAAAATGGGCGAATGGCTGCAGGTGCTTATCAAATCTGCACTCAAATTTGATTTCCCGATACACCGTGCTTATGGAGATCTGACACCTGAACAACAGGAATTGTTATGGACAGGGAACTCTTATTTCCGCGGACTGAATGAGTTCTTTCAGGAACTGGAAGAGCAAACCTACAAAATCCAGTACCGTGTCATGCTATCCCGCTACCGGGGTAAAACAGATTGTCCGGATTGTAAAGGATCCCGCCTCCGTAAAGATGCAACTTATGTAAAAGTCGCTGATCGTTCGATCACTGATATTGTACTCTTGCCGTTAGATCAGGCTCTTACTTTTTTCCGGGAAATAAAACTGACAAAAAATGAAGAGATCGTAGCGAAACGTTTATTGGCAGAGATTAACAACAGACTCCAGTTCCTCTGCGATGTAGGATTGAGTTATCTGACTCTTAACCGCTTATCTAACTCTTTGTCCGGTGGAGAGTCTCAGCGTATCAATCTGGCTACTTCACTAGGAAGCTCATTAGTCGGATCGATCTATGTTCTGGATGAACCTTCCATTGGATTACATCCCCGTGATACACAACGCCTTATCGGGGTGCTGAAATCACTGCGGGACATTGGGAATACCGTGATCGTAGTCGAACATGAACAGGAAATGATGGAAGCTGCGGATTACCTTATTGATATTGGTCCTGAAGCCGGTATCAACGGAGGAGAATTAGTATTTGCAGGTACCTACTCTCAGATTCTGAAGGATAAGAAAAGCCTTACAGGCCAGTACCTGAGCGGAACACAACAAATTGATATCCCTGCAAAAAGAAGAAAATGGCATGATAGCATCAAGATTAAAGGTGCACGCGAAAATAACCTCAAAGGCATAGATGTTGCCTTCCCGTTAAATGTATTTACCGTTGTTTCCGGAGTATCCGGTTCAGGAAAAACCTCTTTGGTGAAAAGAATTTTGTTCCCTGCTTTGCAAAAAGCGATAGGTAACTATTCCGGGGAACAGACAGGTATCTTCGATGGAATTGAAGGAGATATCAACAGTATTGAGCAAGTAGAAATGGTCGATCAGAATCCGATAGGCCGTTCCTCCCGATCCAACCCGGTGACGTATGTAAAAGCATGGGATGAAATCCGTGCGCTATACGCCAATCTTCCGGTTGCAAAAGCCGGAGGCTTAAAACCTGCTGCATTCTCATTTAACGTAGAAGGTGGGCGCTGTGATGTCTGCCAGGGTGAAGGGGAAGTAAAAATCGAAATGCAGTTTATGGCCGATATTGTATTGCCATGTGAAGCTTGCGGAGGCAAACGATTCAAACCACATGTCCTGGATGTACAGTTCAAGGACAAAAATGTATCCGATATATTGAGCCTGAGCGTGGATGAGGCTCTTGAGTTTTTCAAGGATCAGGCCAAAATCATCTCAAAACTACAACCTCTGCAGGATGTAGGTTTGGGCTATGTAAAACTAGGACAGTCTTCCAGCACCTTATCCGGAGGAGAAGCACAACGAATCAAACTTGCCTCCTTTCTGATTAAGGGAAACAACAGCAAAAAGACCCTTTTTATTTTTGACGAACCGACTACAGGTCTGCATTTTCATGATATCAAGAAATTGCTGAAATCTTTCGATGCTTTGATCGCTTTAGGTAACAGTATCCTGGTGATCGAACACAATATGGAGATGATCAAATCTGCTGACTGGGTCATCGACATCGGTCCTGAGGGGGGAAATAAAGGCGGTCAGCTGGTTTTTGAAGGAACTCCCGATGAACTCGCCAAATGCAAGGAATCTTATACAGGACAATACCTAAAGAATCATTTAAACAACAATTAA
- a CDS encoding serine hydrolase domain-containing protein, with product MKIHKWVIAATVCSFLGTLPLYAQYKSAVKNESVLLLNQEGIIPLKKLDDYKIVMASPSSDKFTDFIAQAGRYTEFETKGVEKLDESIKYANTVIIPLRDADITDQLVYQLIQARKNNKKIILAVFGSGSGLSKLNNITLPVLFNTNTDSQAQKNAAMTIFGGMSSTAKLDKTYSFYFQKGAGFNTNQTRLQYTDGQSSPLNLNKLTKKIDEIAAEAITKQATPGAVVMIIKDGQVIFEKGYGYHTYDKKTPTTIGNIFDLASVSKIAGTTPVIMRLTEQHVINLDSTIGDYLYQAQATNKKNISLRSVMLHEAGFTPFIPFYRNLKPGDLERRFSASHQVKVADSCYLLNNYYRDVMWPEMLNSPVRPVGNYVYSDISMYVMKEVAEHQTGVPMQDYVQKNFYKPLGMKTAGYLPRDRFAKESIIPTENDTSFRKVLLQGYVHDQGAAMAGGVAGHAGLFATANDLAIYGQLLLNRGEYGGNRYFTGETVDLFTSKQSATSRRGLGFDRWDPNPKNEYPSKLANSSVYGHTGYTGTCIWIDPSNQLIYIFLSNRVHPQVSSKLLDLNIRSRIQDAIYEILNEVKK from the coding sequence ATGAAAATCCATAAATGGGTAATCGCAGCAACTGTTTGTAGTTTTTTAGGAACACTACCTCTGTATGCACAGTATAAATCCGCTGTTAAAAATGAGAGTGTGTTGCTCCTTAATCAGGAGGGAATCATTCCTCTGAAAAAGCTGGATGATTATAAAATTGTTATGGCCAGTCCTTCTTCAGATAAGTTTACAGATTTTATTGCTCAGGCCGGACGGTACACCGAATTTGAAACAAAAGGAGTGGAAAAGCTGGATGAGAGTATTAAATATGCCAATACCGTTATTATTCCACTACGGGATGCCGATATCACGGATCAATTAGTTTACCAACTGATTCAGGCCCGTAAAAACAATAAAAAGATTATTCTGGCTGTTTTTGGCAGCGGCAGCGGATTGTCGAAGTTGAACAATATCACTTTACCGGTTCTGTTTAATACAAATACAGATAGTCAGGCGCAGAAAAATGCGGCAATGACTATTTTTGGTGGTATGTCCAGTACCGCAAAGCTGGATAAGACCTATAGTTTTTATTTTCAAAAGGGAGCCGGTTTCAATACGAATCAAACCAGACTTCAGTATACAGATGGTCAGAGCAGCCCGCTTAATCTGAATAAGCTCACTAAAAAAATAGATGAGATTGCTGCAGAAGCCATCACAAAGCAAGCTACTCCCGGAGCGGTCGTGATGATCATTAAGGACGGACAGGTTATCTTTGAAAAGGGGTACGGATATCATACTTATGACAAAAAGACTCCCACGACTATAGGTAACATTTTTGATCTTGCATCTGTGAGCAAAATTGCAGGTACAACGCCTGTTATTATGCGTCTTACAGAACAACATGTGATCAATCTGGACAGTACCATAGGAGACTATCTGTATCAGGCACAGGCTACCAATAAAAAGAACATCTCCTTACGAAGTGTAATGTTGCATGAAGCAGGATTTACTCCCTTTATTCCATTTTACAGAAACCTGAAGCCCGGAGATCTGGAACGTCGTTTTTCGGCTAGTCACCAGGTGAAAGTGGCGGATAGCTGTTATCTGCTGAACAATTACTACAGAGATGTGATGTGGCCTGAAATGCTAAATTCTCCCGTCAGGCCGGTGGGCAATTATGTATACAGTGATATCAGTATGTATGTCATGAAAGAAGTAGCAGAGCATCAGACGGGTGTGCCTATGCAGGATTATGTACAGAAGAACTTTTATAAGCCGCTGGGGATGAAGACTGCAGGATATTTACCAAGAGACCGTTTCGCTAAAGAAAGTATTATTCCCACAGAAAACGATACTTCCTTTCGTAAAGTCTTATTACAAGGTTATGTACATGATCAGGGGGCTGCAATGGCAGGAGGAGTGGCGGGACATGCCGGGCTTTTTGCTACTGCAAATGACTTAGCCATATATGGCCAGTTACTTTTAAACAGAGGCGAGTATGGCGGAAACCGCTATTTTACAGGAGAGACGGTAGATCTGTTTACCAGCAAACAATCCGCAACGAGCAGACGCGGACTTGGATTTGACCGCTGGGATCCGAATCCTAAAAATGAATATCCCTCTAAGCTGGCAAATAGTTCGGTGTATGGACATACTGGTTACACAGGTACATGTATCTGGATAGATCCGTCCAATCAGCTTATCTATATTTTCTTATCCAACAGAGTTCACCCGCAGGTTTCATCCAAATTGCTGGATCTGAATATTCGCAGCCGGATTCAGGATGCCATATATGAGATACTGAATGAAGTAAAGAAATAA
- the xseA gene encoding exodeoxyribonuclease VII large subunit produces the protein MPEVIDNKTIFSLLEVTKSIQKTIADRYKSMYWIKAEMNKLNHYTHSGHCYPELVEKKDGKIVAEIRSILWKADYNRINTNFMKTVREPLREGITMLFQASISYDPMYGLSLKIVDIDPTFSLGELEKEKLESIQRLKEEGIYDLNKSLPFPVIPKRIAIISVETSKGLSDFYKIIHQNPWGYRFECTLYPALLQGDKSVPSIIQQLSIVAEHQDKYDVIAIIRGGGGEVGLSSYNNYLLARAIAIFPLPVLTGIGHSTNLTVSEMVAYKNAITPSELADFLLQKFHNFAIPLDRATETIRNYSGLIFEQQAQKLNVFATDIRWTTQHMVEMAKNNIHILEKDLKAGFQQQVKEQFSFLENTEKLLQLADPEHLLQRGFSITKINGQLLTSTTQVKPGDNISTRVQDGEISSTVHATNTQQYGD, from the coding sequence ATGCCAGAGGTTATCGACAATAAAACCATTTTCTCCTTACTGGAAGTAACGAAAAGTATTCAAAAGACTATTGCGGATCGTTACAAGAGTATGTATTGGATTAAAGCGGAGATGAATAAGCTGAATCATTACACGCATTCCGGACATTGTTATCCCGAACTGGTTGAAAAAAAAGACGGTAAAATTGTCGCCGAGATCCGTTCTATCCTTTGGAAAGCCGACTACAACCGGATCAATACAAATTTTATGAAGACGGTACGCGAGCCGCTGCGTGAAGGTATCACCATGCTTTTTCAGGCCAGCATCTCCTACGATCCCATGTACGGATTAAGTCTCAAAATTGTAGATATAGATCCGACATTCTCCCTGGGTGAACTGGAAAAAGAGAAACTGGAGAGTATACAACGCCTTAAAGAAGAGGGCATTTACGATCTGAACAAGTCTCTCCCCTTTCCTGTAATTCCCAAACGTATTGCTATCATATCCGTAGAAACAAGTAAGGGATTATCGGATTTTTACAAAATTATCCACCAGAATCCCTGGGGATACCGGTTCGAATGCACACTATACCCGGCCCTGTTGCAAGGGGATAAATCTGTCCCTTCTATTATTCAACAATTGAGTATAGTCGCCGAGCATCAGGATAAATATGATGTGATCGCCATAATCCGGGGAGGAGGAGGAGAAGTCGGACTATCCAGCTATAACAATTATCTTCTGGCAAGAGCTATAGCTATATTTCCGTTGCCTGTCCTCACCGGCATCGGACATTCTACAAACCTCACGGTAAGTGAAATGGTGGCTTATAAAAACGCAATTACGCCAAGTGAATTAGCTGATTTTCTCCTTCAAAAATTTCATAATTTTGCTATTCCTCTGGATCGCGCCACCGAAACAATCCGAAATTACAGCGGCCTGATATTTGAACAACAAGCTCAGAAACTGAATGTCTTTGCTACAGATATCAGATGGACTACGCAACATATGGTCGAGATGGCCAAAAACAATATTCATATCCTGGAAAAGGATCTTAAAGCCGGATTTCAGCAACAGGTAAAAGAACAGTTCTCATTTCTTGAAAACACAGAAAAACTGCTGCAATTAGCCGATCCGGAACATCTGCTGCAACGTGGATTTTCAATAACAAAAATAAACGGGCAATTACTGACTTCAACGACACAGGTCAAACCGGGAGACAACATCAGCACACGCGTGCAGGACGGAGAAATCTCCAGTACAGTACATGCCACTAATACCCAACAATATGGAGACTAA
- a CDS encoding dipeptidase codes for MIKTVKHLTFGIALMSAFSAVSAQDYKQIHKDLIVVDGHNDVIYESIFKGKDIAKRLTTGHTDLPRLKEGGVDVQVFAVWSDDKNWKKGAFKHANDQIDALEKMISGNSDQIELAKSSKDIDVILNKGKIAAVIGVEGGNMIESKIENLEKLYDRGVRYLTLTWNYNLPWVTAAAIEVKTSSDKGKGLTAHGKDIIRRMNELGMMVDLSHGGEKTFYDVIATSTKPILVSHSNAYALMPHYRNLKDEQLEALKKNGGVIGVNFYSGFLDPTYTERVKKLYRKHFGDKGNYQLSPTRQYEKLPKKLQQEANAPMSRLLEHINYLVKKVGIDHVAIGSDYDGIESPPRELEDVSKFPLFTKALLEQGYSKQDVGKIMGGNFLRLLRENEAH; via the coding sequence ATGATTAAAACGGTCAAACATTTAACTTTCGGAATTGCACTTATGAGTGCTTTTTCTGCAGTATCCGCTCAGGATTACAAACAAATCCATAAGGATCTGATCGTGGTGGATGGTCATAACGATGTGATTTATGAATCCATTTTCAAAGGAAAGGATATTGCTAAGCGGCTGACTACAGGTCATACGGATCTGCCACGACTTAAAGAGGGTGGGGTGGATGTACAGGTCTTTGCTGTATGGTCGGATGATAAGAATTGGAAAAAAGGAGCTTTTAAACATGCGAATGATCAGATCGATGCGCTGGAAAAAATGATTTCGGGAAATTCGGATCAGATCGAACTGGCAAAAAGCTCCAAAGACATAGATGTTATTTTGAATAAAGGAAAGATAGCTGCCGTGATAGGTGTCGAAGGCGGGAATATGATTGAAAGCAAAATCGAGAATCTGGAAAAATTATATGACAGAGGAGTGCGTTACCTTACATTGACCTGGAATTATAATCTTCCATGGGTCACAGCTGCTGCTATTGAGGTCAAAACAAGCTCGGATAAAGGTAAAGGACTGACAGCGCATGGAAAGGACATTATTCGCCGGATGAATGAACTCGGGATGATGGTGGATCTTTCTCATGGAGGCGAAAAGACTTTTTATGATGTTATCGCCACATCTACCAAACCGATTCTGGTATCTCATAGTAACGCATATGCTTTAATGCCTCATTATCGCAATCTGAAAGATGAGCAGCTTGAAGCATTGAAAAAGAATGGTGGAGTAATCGGTGTAAACTTTTATTCCGGATTTTTGGACCCGACATATACAGAACGGGTAAAGAAGCTATACAGAAAGCATTTTGGGGATAAAGGGAACTATCAATTATCGCCGACCCGTCAATATGAAAAACTTCCGAAGAAATTGCAACAGGAAGCTAATGCCCCTATGTCCAGATTGTTGGAACATATCAATTATCTGGTTAAAAAAGTGGGTATAGATCATGTGGCCATAGGATCCGATTATGATGGAATCGAATCTCCTCCACGGGAGCTGGAAGATGTAAGCAAATTCCCGTTGTTTACAAAGGCACTTCTGGAGCAGGGATATTCCAAACAAGATGTAGGCAAAATTATGGGCGGTAATTTTTTACGCTTACTTCGTGAAAATGAAGCGCATTAA